The Sphingobacteriales bacterium nucleotide sequence AATTCAGTGTAAAAATAAAAATTACTTTGAATGAATGAAAAAAACTTAACAGAATTAAACAAAAAGCAACACTAATAAATATTTTACACAGATTTTAAATTAAATCATTAAAAAGATTAAAAAATAATTGTATCTTCGCATTCCATTCTGAAAATGATAGAATGATATTAATCAAATAAACAGAAAAAAGTAGAGGATATGCCAAAGGTAAAAACAAATTCTAGTGCTAAAAAACGTTTTAAAGTAACAGGTTCTGGTAAAATTAAAAGAGCAAAAGCATACAAAAGACATATTTTAACTAAAAAAAGCACTAAGCGTAAAAAGAGATTAACACACGCTGGTTTAGTACATACATCAGATATGAACAATGCTAAGAAGTTATTAGTATTGTCATAATACAAACAATTTAATAGTATAAGGTAGGGCAAGCACCGATGACTATTTGTGAATAATTATTATTAAAAAAATTAAAATTTAAAAGTCATGCCACGTTCAGTCAACTCAGTAGCAGCAAAAGCAAGAAAAAAGAAAGTCTACAAATTAGCCAAAGGCTATTTTGGTAGAAGAAAAAACGTTTGGACAGTAACTAAAAATGCTGTTGAAAAAGGTTTAACTTACGCATTCGTAGGTAGAAAATTAAAGAAAAGAGATTACAGAAGTTTATGGATAGTAAGAATTAACGCAGCTGTAAGAAATTATGGTATGTCATATTCTGTATTTATCAATAAATTAAGCAAAGCTGGTGTAGAAATTAATAGAAAAGCATTAGCAGATTTAGCTTTAAACCATCCAGAAGCTTTTGAAGCTGTGGTAAATAAAGTAAAATAATTGCCAAAAATTAATAAAAATTAAGACGTTTCATTTTGAAACGTCTTTTTTATTTGCACAGAAATCAATTATTTTTGGAATAAAATTTGCACATCTATCCAAGACTTAATTACATATTATGAAAGTAAAAAAATACATTAGCATACTCTTATTTATTATTGTTTGTCAGGTATCTGTCTTTGCAGCAGATAGAGTGTTTGATATTAAAATCCAAGTAAAAGGAATAAAAAACGATACAGCATTGTTGGCGTATTATTATGAAGCTAATAAATTTATTCAAGACTCAATATATTTTAATGATAAAGGAATTGCCTATATAAAAGGAAAGAAAGATTATGCAAATGGTGTTTATCTATTGGCTTTTCCAAAATTAGGATACAAAAGTTTTGATTTAATTATCAAAGAATCACAGTTTAGTATGACTACAGATACACTAAATTTTATAGCCAATATGAAGATTGTGAATAGTGCCGAAAATAAAGCATTATATGACGATGTTTCTGCTACAGTTTTGATAGGACAAAAAATGGATTCTTTGAGAAAGATATATAATACATTAAAAGAAACAGATTTGAACTATTTGCCAGTGAAAAACCAAATAGATAAACATGCAGATGAAATAAGAACACATAGACAGAAAATTATTACCAAATATCCAAATACATTGTACACATCATTATTAAGTATGATGTTGTCGCCAATAGTGCCAGAACAACAAAAAAATGGAAAAGAATGGAAGGATACAACAACAACAGTTAGTTATATAAAAGAAAATTATTTTAATATAATAGACTTTAAAGATTCTTCGTATGTGCGTTCGCCAATTCTAAAAACATTTGTTCATCAATATTTTGACCAATTCATCTATCCAGCACCAGATTCTTTAATTATTTATGTAGATAAATTAATTGATAAAGCATCTAATGGTTCACACTTAATGTATAGATATGTGTTGAATTTATTGTATGAAAAGTATTCTAAAAGCCAAGTAATGGGCTACGATAAAATATTTGTACACTTAGCAGAAAAGTACTACCTAAGTGGCAAAGCACCTTGGAGCGAAGAAGAAAATCTAAAGAAAATTAAAAGCTATGTAGAAGATATAAAACCAACATTATTAGGCAGTCCAGCACCAAATTTCTCATTCAAAGATTCAAATTTAGTAGATTTGAATTTCCATACATTATTGGATAAAAATAGATACACAGTTTTAGTGTTTTGGAACTCAGATTGTGGACATTGCCAAAAAGAAATTCCATTGTTAAAAAGTGTTTATGATACACTCAAAAACTTAGATGTACTAGTAGTTTAAATATCTACAGAACAAACAGATACAACATTTAAAAAGTTTGTAAAAGCAAATTGTCATCAAGATTGGGTAACAGGTTGGGATCCAAATGGAACAAGTGCATTTAGAAGAGAATATAATGTAGTAACAACACCACGAATATTTATTATAGATAGAAAAGAGAAAAAGTTAAGAGCTAAAAATCTTCCAACAAATGATATATATGGTT carries:
- the rpmI gene encoding 50S ribosomal protein L35, producing MPKVKTNSSAKKRFKVTGSGKIKRAKAYKRHILTKKSTKRKKRLTHAGLVHTSDMNNAKKLLVLS
- a CDS encoding DUF5106 domain-containing protein yields the protein MKVKKYISILLFIIVCQVSVFAADRVFDIKIQVKGIKNDTALLAYYYEANKFIQDSIYFNDKGIAYIKGKKDYANGVYLLAFPKLGYKSFDLIIKESQFSMTTDTLNFIANMKIVNSAENKALYDDVSATVLIGQKMDSLRKIYNTLKETDLNYLPVKNQIDKHADEIRTHRQKIITKYPNTLYTSLLSMMLSPIVPEQQKNGKEWKDTTTTVSYIKENYFNIIDFKDSSYVRSPILKTFVHQYFDQFIYPAPDSLIIYVDKLIDKASNGSHLMYRYVLNLLYEKYSKSQVMGYDKIFVHLAEKYYLSGKAPWSEEENLKKIKSYVEDIKPTLLGSPAPNFSFKDSNLVDLNFHTLLDKNRYTVLVFWNSDCGHCQKEIPLLKSVYDTLKNLDVLVV
- the rplT gene encoding 50S ribosomal protein L20: MPRSVNSVAAKARKKKVYKLAKGYFGRRKNVWTVTKNAVEKGLTYAFVGRKLKKRDYRSLWIVRINAAVRNYGMSYSVFINKLSKAGVEINRKALADLALNHPEAFEAVVNKVK